Proteins encoded in a region of the Flammeovirga yaeyamensis genome:
- a CDS encoding metal-dependent hydrolase, with protein sequence MNITFLGHASLLIETQGKSLLVDPFISANEKASHINIDELKVDYILITHGHQDHVLDVEAIAERTKAQIISNFEIVSYYGEKGLNGHPMNHGGEFSFDFGQLKYVNAIHSSVLPDGTYGGNPGGFILSNAEACIYIAGDTALTMDMKLIPMTSPKLDLAILPIGDNFTMGVNDAVIASEFVECDKVLGYHYDTFPPIVIDQADAKEKFKAKGKELLLPSIGEKISL encoded by the coding sequence ATGAATATCACTTTTTTAGGGCATGCTTCCCTTCTAATAGAAACCCAAGGCAAATCATTACTTGTTGATCCATTTATTTCAGCAAACGAAAAAGCTTCGCATATTAATATCGATGAATTAAAAGTAGATTACATTTTAATAACACATGGTCACCAAGACCACGTACTCGATGTTGAAGCAATAGCTGAACGCACAAAAGCACAAATCATATCCAACTTCGAGATCGTTTCTTACTATGGTGAAAAAGGATTGAATGGTCATCCAATGAATCACGGAGGTGAATTCTCTTTCGATTTTGGTCAACTGAAATACGTTAATGCCATTCACTCTAGTGTATTACCTGATGGTACTTACGGAGGCAATCCAGGCGGTTTTATTTTATCCAACGCTGAGGCTTGTATATACATTGCAGGAGATACGGCCCTCACAATGGATATGAAATTAATACCGATGACTTCACCTAAATTGGACTTAGCCATTCTACCTATTGGCGATAATTTCACCATGGGCGTAAATGACGCAGTAATTGCTTCTGAATTTGTAGAATGCGATAAAGTATTGGGATATCATTACGACACCTTCCCTCCAATTGTTATCGATCAAGCAGATGCGAAAGAGAAATTTAAAGCGAAAGGGAAAGAGTTGCTTTTACCTTCTATTGGTGAAAAAATATCTCTATAA
- a CDS encoding ATP-binding cassette domain-containing protein, with product MIHIKSKHQFDTSHFNLSFDISIDKGAFVGVFGDSGAGKTTLFNILTGLIKSNDTFIKVNDTVWVDTENNINLPPQKRKVGMVFQDFALFPHQTVLQNLKYAQSNDSSNTLDEVSEIMHLKELYSSYPHQLSGGQKQRVAIARAVIQEPEILLLDEPLSALDHQMREKLQEYLSEIHRKYQLTTLMISHDIPEIYKLCDKVLPIEKGQNKELQSPLVFFNPNPLQGKFKLKGKVLSIQKADIIYIVTLLIDKEVIQITTNETIAKSLVLGENVSISIKAFQPIIEKH from the coding sequence ATGATACATATTAAATCAAAACATCAATTCGATACCTCTCATTTTAATTTATCATTTGATATCTCTATTGATAAAGGTGCCTTCGTTGGAGTTTTTGGAGATTCTGGAGCTGGTAAAACTACATTATTTAATATTCTCACTGGTCTAATTAAATCAAATGATACTTTTATAAAAGTAAATGATACTGTGTGGGTAGATACAGAGAATAATATCAACCTCCCACCCCAAAAGCGTAAAGTAGGAATGGTATTTCAAGACTTTGCTCTATTCCCTCATCAAACTGTGCTTCAAAACCTAAAATATGCACAATCAAATGATTCCTCTAATACACTCGATGAGGTATCAGAGATTATGCATCTTAAAGAACTCTATTCCTCTTATCCTCATCAACTATCGGGAGGACAAAAACAACGTGTAGCTATAGCTAGGGCAGTTATTCAAGAACCTGAAATACTATTACTTGACGAACCTCTTTCTGCTTTAGATCACCAAATGAGGGAAAAACTTCAAGAATATTTAAGTGAGATACATCGTAAATATCAGCTAACCACATTGATGATCAGTCATGATATTCCAGAAATTTATAAACTCTGCGACAAGGTTTTACCAATCGAAAAAGGTCAAAATAAAGAATTACAATCGCCTTTGGTATTTTTTAACCCTAACCCTTTACAGGGTAAATTTAAACTAAAAGGAAAAGTTTTAAGCATCCAAAAAGCAGACATTATTTATATTGTCACTTTACTAATAGACAAAGAGGTTATACAAATAACTACTAACGAAACGATAGCAAAATCTTTAGTCCTCGGAGAAAATGTTAGCATTAGTATCAAAGCTTTTCAACCTATCATCGAAAAGCATTAA
- a CDS encoding carbohydrate porin has translation MHKYLILFLLFLSSYVYGQKPKFEFHSYGRVGVSSSVYEEKVGSRLNLSHQGALGGRHEENDYIEMTVVANIEEIFKIEKDKPNIRFVLTTQSFSGNNTFIANNTVINFAEMYLEVYDTLFNIPVSMWVGSRYYRDKNIDMADYWTFNNLTGQGFGFQYGNTKIALVSSLVLQDQPGNPYGDELYDDGRQKHILALQHQIDINENNSLHLLAEYHFTGKDSLKDPVFIKDRVSDYGVLGGVMHRYQKGDFINNSSIRYGSRIANGPGDDGWSSRSFINFGNPNQTGQFNGAYGVNFTENFVWDVNDKWGIMGYAVYRYAIGASAPVFVGTTRPNEKWDLSVGVRPQVFLTDKIQLMFEYHYQMRDYQEFTNGIVGFDPGLGVMNKFTIAPVYVPTRERSLMARPHIRFVYSLAFYNDVVKQNGLSQFYEAGNKGDFGQYIGLKSEWWF, from the coding sequence ATGCACAAATACTTAATTCTCTTTCTTCTCTTTCTTTCTTCTTATGTTTATGGTCAAAAACCAAAATTTGAATTTCATTCTTATGGTAGAGTAGGCGTATCTTCCTCTGTATATGAAGAAAAAGTAGGCTCTAGACTCAATTTAAGTCATCAAGGAGCCTTAGGAGGGCGTCATGAAGAGAACGATTATATTGAAATGACAGTTGTCGCCAACATCGAGGAGATCTTTAAAATTGAAAAAGATAAACCTAATATTCGATTTGTTTTAACCACACAATCCTTTTCAGGAAATAATACTTTTATAGCTAATAATACGGTCATTAATTTTGCCGAAATGTATCTTGAGGTATATGATACTCTCTTTAACATACCTGTAAGCATGTGGGTTGGAAGTAGGTATTACAGAGATAAAAATATCGATATGGCCGATTATTGGACGTTTAATAACCTTACAGGTCAAGGATTTGGCTTTCAATATGGAAATACAAAGATTGCCTTAGTCAGCTCATTAGTCTTACAAGATCAGCCGGGAAACCCCTATGGTGATGAATTATATGATGATGGTCGTCAGAAACATATTTTAGCCTTACAACATCAAATTGATATCAACGAGAATAATTCATTACACTTACTAGCTGAATATCATTTTACAGGTAAAGATTCACTTAAGGATCCTGTATTTATTAAAGACAGGGTAAGTGATTATGGAGTTTTAGGAGGTGTGATGCACAGATATCAAAAAGGAGATTTTATTAATAATTCATCCATTCGATATGGTTCTAGAATTGCCAATGGACCTGGTGATGATGGATGGTCTTCAAGGTCGTTTATCAATTTTGGTAACCCGAACCAGACAGGTCAATTTAATGGAGCCTATGGTGTAAACTTTACTGAAAATTTCGTTTGGGATGTCAACGATAAATGGGGTATCATGGGGTATGCTGTTTATCGATATGCCATAGGTGCTTCAGCCCCAGTGTTTGTAGGAACTACTCGCCCAAATGAAAAATGGGACTTATCTGTTGGTGTTCGTCCACAAGTATTCTTAACCGATAAAATTCAATTGATGTTTGAATACCATTATCAGATGAGGGATTATCAAGAATTCACAAACGGTATAGTCGGTTTCGATCCAGGTTTGGGAGTGATGAATAAATTTACCATCGCACCAGTATATGTGCCAACAAGAGAAAGATCACTAATGGCAAGGCCTCATATCCGATTTGTCTACTCTTTAGCTTTTTATAATGATGTCGTAAAGCAGAATGGCTTATCTCAATTTTATGAAGCAGGAAATAAAGGGGATTTTGGACAATATATTGGGTTGAAATCGGAGTGGTGGTTTTGA